GGCCAGGCCTACAATCTCGCTGGCGGCATCATCGCCTGGCAGAACGCACACCAACCGGTGGCGCAGGGCGCCACGCAAGACCAGGGGTAGCCGCTCAGATACCCATCACGTGGGCGACGACGCGGCGGGTCTGCGGGCCGTCGAGTTCCGCGAAGATCACGCTCTGCCAGCGCCCCAGCAGCAGCTTGCCCTCGCTGATGGGGATCGTGACGCTGTTGCCGACCAGCAGCGACCGCAGGTGGGAGACCGCGTTGCCGCGTTCGCAGTCGGAGTAGTCGGGGTCGTTGTGCAGATAACGGTCGGTCTCCGTGACCAGGCGCTTGAGCAGTTCCTTGATGTCGTGCAGCAGCGCTCCCTGGAACTCGTTTAAGAACAGTGCGGTGGTCGTGTGAAGGGACTGCAGGTGCACGATCCCGTGGGTGACCTCGGCCAGGGCCGGGAGGCTGCGCACCATCTCCGTGATGTTCTGAACCTCGTACTTTTCGGTGCTGTCGATCTGGAAGGTCTCGGTGAACACCTTGAAGAGCGCACCCGCCACCTGCTTCACGTGGATCTCCCTCCCAGTGGGCACACCCATGCCCTCCCGGGCCGCAGCGCCGTCGCCCGGAGCGTTCTCGATCTTCTCCAAACCCGCTCGAAGAGCCGGACCGTCGAATTCAGGCGGATTGTAGCACACGACACGGTGTTTGACACCCCTGGGGGGCAACCCTACAATCGAGTCGGACAGCCGCACTGGAGGCAGCCGTGATCACGATCACAGAGACCGCCGCGGGGAAGCTGAAGGAGATTCTGGCGCAGGAAGACGCGCCCAAAGGCCACCTGCGTCTGTTCGTGGCCAAGGGCGGTTGCGAGGGCTACACATACGGCATGGGGTTCGACGACGAGGTCCGCGAGGGCGACCGTGTGCTCGAGCAACACGGCGTCCGTCTCGTTGTCGATCCGTTGACTTTCAAGGTGATGGCGGGCGCGCGGATCGACTACCGCCGCACGCCGATGGGGGAAGGGTTCGCGGTGCACAACCCGAGGGCGGTCGCCACCTGTGGCTGCGGGCACTCCTTCAAGACGCAGGACGATCCCGGCGAGCCCGATCCGTGCGAGCAGGCGGAGGATACCCGATGAGCGAGGCCGTCCAGCAGGTAGAGCCGACGCTGCACGAGCGCGTCCAGCGGGTGCTCGACACCATCCGGCCCTATATCCAGGCCGACGGGGGTGACATCGAACTGGTCGACGTCGCCGACGGCGTCGTGCAGATCCGACTCGCCGGGGCGTGCGTCGGCTGCATGTACTCTATGATGACGCTGCAGGCCGGCGTCGAGCGCATGATCCGGGAGGAGATTCCCGAGATCAAGGCCGTGGAAGCCGTTCCCTTCTAGCCGACGCGGTGCATCAGGGAAACGCTCGAGGCCCCTCCCCGACGGCGAGGGGCCGTTTCTTTGGGAGTGAGAAGCCAACGGGAGTGGTCGAGATGGCGACCCAGTGGACACGGGTCCTCCGCAAACTGGACGACTACCGGTGGGAGATCCCGCGCGACTACAAGCCGGGCATGCGGGTACCCGGATTGGTGTACGCGGATGAGTCGATGCTGCGGCAAATCGGCCAGGACCAGGCCCTCGAACAAGTCGCCAACGTCGCTACGCTGCCCGGCATCGTCCGGTATTCCCTGGCGATGCCCGACATCCACTGGGGCTACGGCTTCCCAGTGGGCGGCGTGGCGGCGATGCGCGCCGATGACGGCGTGATCTCACCGGGCGGAATCGGCTTCGACATCAACTGTGGGGTCCGGCTGCTGCGGACCGACCTCAGCGAGGAGGAGGTCCGACCGAAGCTGCGGGAGCTGGTCGAGACGTTGTTCCGCAACGTTCCCTCGGGCGTCGGCAGCACCGGTAAGGTACGGGTGTCGATGCAGGAGATCGACGATGTGCTGCGCTTTGGGGCGCGGTGGGCCGTCGAGAAAGGGTTCGGCACGCCGGCAGACCTCGACAGCATCGAAGCCGGAGGACAGCTGCGCGAGGCCGACCCTGCCAACGTCAGCCACAGGGCGCGGGAGCGCGGCAAGGACCAGCTGGGCACCCTGGGCTCGGGGAACCACTTCCTGGAGGTCCAGGTCGTAGACCAGGTCTACGATGCCCGCGCCGCCGGGGCGATGGGCATCACCGCACCCGGCCAAGTCGTCGTCTTCATCCACACGGGGTCGCGCGGGCTCGGCTACCAGATCTGCGAGGACTATCTCAAGGTGATGGACCGTGCCGGCGCGAAATACGGCATCGCGCTGCCGGATCGCCAGTTGGCCTGCGCACCGTTCGGGTCGCCGGAGGGGCAGGACTACTTCCGGGCGATGTGCTGCGCGGCGAATTTCGCGTGGGCCAACCGCCAGATGATCACGCACTGGGTGAGGGAGTCGTTCGCACGCGTGCTGGGACGGGCCCTGGAGGACATCGGGCTGCAGATCGTCTACGACGTCGCTCACAACATCGCCAAGCTGGAGACGTACCCGACGAACGGGGAACTGCAACGCGTCGTGGTGCACCGCAAAGGCGCCACGCGTGCGTTTCCGCCGGGCCACCCCGAGGTTCCGGCGCGTTACCGCGACGTCGGCCAGCCGGTGCTGATCCCCGGCGACATGGGTCGCTACTCGTTCGTCGCCGTGGGCACCGAGCGCGCGATGGCGGAGACCTTCGGATCGACCTGCCACGGGGCCGGCCGTGTCCGCAGCCGCAAGGCGGCGGTGCGCGAACTGCGCGGGGTGGACGTCGCCAGCGTGCTGGAACGGAGGGGAATCCTCGTGCGCGCACAGAACCGCGGCCTGCTCGCCGAGGAGGCCTCGGAGGCCTACAAGGACGTCGCAGAGGTGGTCGAGGTCTGCCACGGCGCAGGCATCTCCCGGAAGGTGGCCCGCATGCGCCCGATCGGCGTGGTCAAGGGGTGAGCGGCGTGGACTTCGATTTGACCGAGGCCCAGCGGATCGTGCAGCAGTCGGTCGGCGACTTCGCCGCGCGCGAGGTCCGGCCGCAGGCCGCGGCCTGGGACCGCGAGGGGAGGTTCCCGCACGAAGTGGTGCCCCGGCTCGCCGAGCTCGGGCTGCTCGGGATGACGATCCCGGAGCAGTACGGCGGCAGCGAACTCGACACGGTGAGCATCGCGCTGGCGATCGAGCGCATCGCCTGGGCCGACGGCGCGCTCGCGCTCACCGTTGCTTCGCACAACTCGTTGTGCGCGTCGCACATCGCACGCTTCGGCAGCTCGTGGCAGAAAGCGAGGTACCTGCCGCCCCTGGCGGCCGGGGAGGCATTGGGTGGGTGGTGCCTGACCGAGCCCCACGCCGGCAGTGACGCTGCAGCGATCCGGACCCGAGCGGAACGGCGCGGGAGCGTGTACGTGCTCAACGGTTCCAAGGTCTTCGTGACGCAGGGGTCCGTTGCCGGCGTGTACGTCGTGCTCGCCGTGACCGATCCCACGCGCGCGCGAGAGGGGATCAGTGCATTCATCGTCGAGCGCCAGACACCCGGTGTGAGGGTGGGCAAGAAGGAGGACAAGCTGGGTCTACGCGCGTCCGACACCGCCGAGGTCGTCTTCGAGGATGCCGAGGTGCCGGAGGACAACCGCATTGGTGAGGAGGGCGCCGGATACGAGCAGGCGATGCGGGTGCTGGAAGGCGGCCGCATCGGAATCGGCGCGATGGCGGTGGGGATCGGGCGGGCGTCGCTGGAGGCGAGCCTCGCGTACGCGCGGCAACGGCACGCGTTCGGGCAACCCATCGCGCAGTTTCAGGCGGTGCAGTGGATGCTGGCCGACATGGCGATGGAGCTGGACGCCGCGTGGCTGCTGGTTCTGCGCTCGGCGTGGCTCGCCGATCGGCAGCTGCCGTTCCGGCGCGAAGCGAGCATGGCCAAGCTGTACGCCTCCGAGGCGGCGCGGCGAGCCACCAACAAGGCCGTCCAGATCCATGGCGGGTACGGTTTCATCAAGGACTATCCGGTCGAGCGCTACTATCGCGACGTCAAGCTGTGTGAGATCGGCGAGGGAACCAGCGAGATCCAGCGGCTGATCATCGCCCGTGAAACGCTCGGGTGAATTCGATGAGCGGGGACGGACCCCGCTCCAGCGGACGGCCCTCCGAACCCCGCACCACGGATCACGGCGCCCATGACCGGGGCCTGGCTGGTCGTCCTGTTCTTGATCTCCGTCAACGCGTTGTATGTGCTGGCGGAGTTTGCGGCCGTGAGCGTCCGCCGGACCCAGGTCCGCCGGTTGGCAGAGCAGGGCAACCGGCTGGCCGCCATGCTGCTGTCCGTCGTGGAGGATCGCCGCGCCCTGGACACGTACGTGGCGGCGTGCCAGATCGGCATCACGTGGTCGAGCCTGGTACTGGGGGCCTACGGCCAGGCGACGCTGGCGCCCCGCGTCGCACCGCTGTTCGAGAGCTGGGGCGGGTTGCAGCAGGCCGCCGCCCACTCCACTTCGGCGGTGGTCGTGCTCGTTGGGCTCACGGCCCTGCAGGTCGTCCTCGGCGAACTCGTGCCCAAGTCGGCCGCCCTGCAGCACCCCACGCCCTCCGCCCTGTATACCGCGCTGCCCATGCGGTGGTCCCTGGCCGCCTACGCGTGGTTCATCCGTCTGCTCAACGGCAGCGCGTGGGCCGTGTTGCGCCTGCTGGGGATGGCGTCGACCGGCCACCGGCACATCCACTCGCCGGATGAGATCGAGCTGCTGATCGCGCAAAGCCGCGACGCGGGGCTGCTGGAGCCTGACGAGCACGACCGGCTGCGCCGGGCGCTGCGGCTGGCCCGGCGGCCGGTGCGGCAGTTGATGGTCCCCCGGCCCCAGATGGTCGCCCTCGATCTGACTGCGCCGGCCGACGAACTGGTGGACCGCGTCCTGACCGCTCCGTACACGCGGCTGCCTGCCTACGAGGGGTCGATCGACAGGGTCGTGGGCGTCCTGCACACCAAGGACTTCGCGTTGTGCTGGCTGGACGGCGCAGACGCCGCGTCCGTCCGCGCGTCGCTGCGGCCGCCCCTGTTCGTTCCCGAGAGCATGACGGCCGACCGGGTCCTGGCGCGGCTGCGGGAGGGGCGCAGCCACATGGCCATCGTGCTGGACGAGTTCGGCGGCGTGGCGGGGTTGGTGACGGTCGAAGACGTCCTCGGGGAGGTGCTGGGCGAGGTGGGCGACGAGTTCCACGCGCCCGAGCCCGCCCCCGAGCCGATGCCCGACGGACGCGTGCGGTTGCCCGGGCGGATGCCTCTCGACGAGGCCGAAGCGTGGCTGGGCACCCGATGGGAAGGCGAGTCCGAGACAGTCGGCGGACTGGTCGTCGAGACCCTCGGACGGGTGCCGGTGGCGGGCGAGCGCGTGAACGTGCGGGGCGTGGACGTCGAGGTGGAGCGCGTCGCGGGCCACGCCGTGCTGTCGGTCTTGGCGACCCCTCTGCGGCCGGACGGCGGAGGAGAGGATGGATAGCTGGACCCCAGTGGCCGTCATCGCCGGTCTGATCCTGCTCAACGGCGTGTTCGTCGCCGCGGAGTTTGCCATCGTCGGTGCTCCCCGCGCTCGCATCCAGTACCGCGCCGCGCTCGGGCACCGTCTGGCGCGCCGGGTGTGGGACGTACTGCAGGACCCGCAGCGGCAGGATCGCTACGTGGCCACCGCCCAATTGGGCATCACCTTCGCCAGCATCGGGCTGGGCATGTACGGCGAGCATGTCGTCGCCGACTGGCTCGCCGAGGTGTTCGGATCGCTGGGTGCCGGGCGCTGGATCGCCGCCCACACAGTGGGCAGCGCGACGGCGGTGGTCCTGCTGACCTACCTGCACATCGTGCTGGGCGAGATGGTCCCCAAGGCTCTGGCGTTGCAGCGCGCCGAGCAGACGGCCTACTGGGTCACGCCGTTGATGGGGTGGCTTCGGACGGCCCTGTATCCGCTTGTGGCAGGATTGAACGGCGCGGGCAACAGCGTCCTCCGACTGCTGGGCATCCGACGGCAGGCGGCGACGCATCACTACTACACACCGGAGGAGCTGCTGTATGTCGTGCAGGAGAGCGCAGAGGGCGGGGTGCTGCAGCGTGAGTCGGGGAGGATGCTGCGGGAGTTGTTCGAGTTCGGAGACCGCACGGCGGCCGAGGTGATGGTGCCGCGGGTGCGCATCGTCGGGATCCCGATCGGTGCCACGTCCCAGGAGATTTCCGCGATCCTCCGCGCCCAGCCACATACCCGCTACCCGGTGTATCGGGGTGACCTCGACCACGTGGTGGGCATGGTCCACATCAAGGATCTGCTGCGGCTGTACGGCGGGCGCCGATCGCTGGAACTGCCGGATGTGCGGTCTGTGCCGTTCGTACCGCAGACGGCGACCCTGACGGCCGTGTTGGCGGCGATGCGCCGGGCGCGCACGCAGATCGCGATCGTCATCGACGAGCACGGGGGTACTTCGGGGCTCGTGACGGTCGAGGATCTGTTCGAGGAGGTTGTGGGCGATATCGAGGAATCGGGAGGGCGGCGTCCGGACATCTACGAGGACGACACCGGACGCGTGCGCGCGGCGGGAACGGCGAGGCTGGACGAAGTCGGCGAGCGCTTCGGGCGAGTGCTGGAGCACGAAGAGGTGGACACCGTCAGCGGTCTGGTGCTGGCGCTGCTCGGCCGGCCACCGGCGGTCGGTGATGCGGTCACCTACGACGGGCTGCGATTTGAAGTCCTGGCCGTCAAGGGGTACGGTGTGGAAGAGTGCGCGATACGACGCGTGGACGCAGAGGAGGGTTCGCGTTGATCACGACGGTTGTCGGCAGTTACCCGAAGGTTCCGGATCTGCCAGCTCCCGGCAAATGGCGCACCGGGGCGGAGAAGCTGCAGCGCGGCCAGATCACCCCCGAGGCCTTTCGGGCGATCGAGGACGAGGTGACGCGGGAGGTGATCGCGGAGCAGGTCGAAGCGGGTCTGGATTTGATCACCGACGGCCAGATCCGGTGGGAGGACGGTCAGACCTACTTCGCGCGGCGGATGGGGGGCTTTTCGATCGACGGCCTGCAGCGGTGGTTCGACACGAATGTCTACTACCGGGAGCCGGTGTGCGAGGGCGAGGTCACCTGGCGGGAGCCGATCACCGTCGAGGACTACCGGTTCGCGGTCTCGTCCAGCCCTCGGCCGGTCAAGCCGGTGGTGACCGGGCCGTACACGATCGCGCGCCTGAGCCAGAACCGCCACTACCCGACGTTTGCTGAGTTCGTGCTCGCGCTGGCGCGTACGTTGAACCGTGAACTCCACGCGCTGGCCGCCGAACGTCCGTCGTGGATCCAGGTCGACGAGCCGGCCATCACCCAGTACAAACCTGACTTTCCGCTATTCCGGGACGCGATGGCGGTTCTGGTCGAAGGCGTCGACGCGCCGCTGGCGCTGTACACGTACTTTGGCGACGTGGCCGGGATCTACCCGCAGATCCTCGATTTGCCCTTCGGTCTGATCGGACTGGACTTCGTTGCCGGCCACCGCAACTGGGAGGTGGTCCAAGACGCCCGGTTCCCGGACGACCGGGTTTTGGGTTTCGGGATCCTCGACGCGCGCAATACGCGCATGGAGACCGTCGACGAGGTACGGGCGGCGCTGGACCGGGTGGCGAAGATCGTGCCGCTCGACCGCCTCCACCTCAGTCCCAGCGCCGGACTGGAGTTCCTGCCCCGCCGGGTGGCCAGGGCGAAGATCGCGCGGATCGCCGAAGTCAAGCGCGTCGTCGAGGGGGTGACCGCATGAGCGCGCTGCCGCTGTTCCCGACGACCACCGTCGGGTCGTTCCCCAAGCCGCCGTACCTCCTGGAGGCGCGCCGCAGGCGCCTGCGTGGGCAGGCCGACCCCGACGAACTCCGCGATCTGGAACGCCGCGCCACACGGGAGTGGATCGAGCGCCAGATGGCGCTGGGGATCGACATCCTGGTCGACGGCGAGATGTACCGCGGCGACATGGTGGCGTTCTTCGCCGACGAGATGGAAGGCTTCGAGATCGCCGGATTGGTGCGGTCGTACGGCAATCGGTTCTACCCGAAGCCGGTGGTGACGGGTCCGGTGGGGCGGCGACGGCCCATCACCGTCGAGTGGTTCCGCTATGCCCAGTCTCTGACCGATCGGCCGGTCAAGGGCATGCTCACCGGGCCGTACACGATCGCGGAATGGTCGTTCAACGAGTACTACCCGACACGGCGCGCGCTCGTCATGGAGCTCGCACGCGCGATCCACGAGGAGGCGGTGGACCTGGAGCGCGCGGGTGCGCGCTTCATCCAGATCGACGAGCCCGCCATCCACACGCGCCCAGACGAGGACTTCGCGCTGGCGGCCGAAGCGATGGAGATCGTGACTGACGGCCTGGGTGCTTACACGATCACCCACATCTGCTACGGGGACGTTCCGCGGATCTATCCCGCGATGCTA
Above is a window of Armatimonadota bacterium DNA encoding:
- a CDS encoding hemolysin family protein; its protein translation is MTGAWLVVLFLISVNALYVLAEFAAVSVRRTQVRRLAEQGNRLAAMLLSVVEDRRALDTYVAACQIGITWSSLVLGAYGQATLAPRVAPLFESWGGLQQAAAHSTSAVVVLVGLTALQVVLGELVPKSAALQHPTPSALYTALPMRWSLAAYAWFIRLLNGSAWAVLRLLGMASTGHRHIHSPDEIELLIAQSRDAGLLEPDEHDRLRRALRLARRPVRQLMVPRPQMVALDLTAPADELVDRVLTAPYTRLPAYEGSIDRVVGVLHTKDFALCWLDGADAASVRASLRPPLFVPESMTADRVLARLREGRSHMAIVLDEFGGVAGLVTVEDVLGEVLGEVGDEFHAPEPAPEPMPDGRVRLPGRMPLDEAEAWLGTRWEGESETVGGLVVETLGRVPVAGERVNVRGVDVEVERVAGHAVLSVLATPLRPDGGGEDG
- a CDS encoding iron-sulfur cluster assembly accessory protein is translated as MITITETAAGKLKEILAQEDAPKGHLRLFVAKGGCEGYTYGMGFDDEVREGDRVLEQHGVRLVVDPLTFKVMAGARIDYRRTPMGEGFAVHNPRAVATCGCGHSFKTQDDPGEPDPCEQAEDTR
- a CDS encoding RtcB family protein, translating into MATQWTRVLRKLDDYRWEIPRDYKPGMRVPGLVYADESMLRQIGQDQALEQVANVATLPGIVRYSLAMPDIHWGYGFPVGGVAAMRADDGVISPGGIGFDINCGVRLLRTDLSEEEVRPKLRELVETLFRNVPSGVGSTGKVRVSMQEIDDVLRFGARWAVEKGFGTPADLDSIEAGGQLREADPANVSHRARERGKDQLGTLGSGNHFLEVQVVDQVYDARAAGAMGITAPGQVVVFIHTGSRGLGYQICEDYLKVMDRAGAKYGIALPDRQLACAPFGSPEGQDYFRAMCCAANFAWANRQMITHWVRESFARVLGRALEDIGLQIVYDVAHNIAKLETYPTNGELQRVVVHRKGATRAFPPGHPEVPARYRDVGQPVLIPGDMGRYSFVAVGTERAMAETFGSTCHGAGRVRSRKAAVRELRGVDVASVLERRGILVRAQNRGLLAEEASEAYKDVAEVVEVCHGAGISRKVARMRPIGVVKG
- a CDS encoding secondary thiamine-phosphate synthase enzyme YjbQ → MEKIENAPGDGAAAREGMGVPTGREIHVKQVAGALFKVFTETFQIDSTEKYEVQNITEMVRSLPALAEVTHGIVHLQSLHTTTALFLNEFQGALLHDIKELLKRLVTETDRYLHNDPDYSDCERGNAVSHLRSLLVGNSVTIPISEGKLLLGRWQSVIFAELDGPQTRRVVAHVMGI
- a CDS encoding acyl-CoA dehydrogenase family protein, translated to MDFDLTEAQRIVQQSVGDFAAREVRPQAAAWDREGRFPHEVVPRLAELGLLGMTIPEQYGGSELDTVSIALAIERIAWADGALALTVASHNSLCASHIARFGSSWQKARYLPPLAAGEALGGWCLTEPHAGSDAAAIRTRAERRGSVYVLNGSKVFVTQGSVAGVYVVLAVTDPTRAREGISAFIVERQTPGVRVGKKEDKLGLRASDTAEVVFEDAEVPEDNRIGEEGAGYEQAMRVLEGGRIGIGAMAVGIGRASLEASLAYARQRHAFGQPIAQFQAVQWMLADMAMELDAAWLLVLRSAWLADRQLPFRREASMAKLYASEAARRATNKAVQIHGGYGFIKDYPVERYYRDVKLCEIGEGTSEIQRLIIARETLG
- a CDS encoding hemolysin family protein — translated: MDSWTPVAVIAGLILLNGVFVAAEFAIVGAPRARIQYRAALGHRLARRVWDVLQDPQRQDRYVATAQLGITFASIGLGMYGEHVVADWLAEVFGSLGAGRWIAAHTVGSATAVVLLTYLHIVLGEMVPKALALQRAEQTAYWVTPLMGWLRTALYPLVAGLNGAGNSVLRLLGIRRQAATHHYYTPEELLYVVQESAEGGVLQRESGRMLRELFEFGDRTAAEVMVPRVRIVGIPIGATSQEISAILRAQPHTRYPVYRGDLDHVVGMVHIKDLLRLYGGRRSLELPDVRSVPFVPQTATLTAVLAAMRRARTQIAIVIDEHGGTSGLVTVEDLFEEVVGDIEESGGRRPDIYEDDTGRVRAAGTARLDEVGERFGRVLEHEEVDTVSGLVLALLGRPPAVGDAVTYDGLRFEVLAVKGYGVEECAIRRVDAEEGSR
- a CDS encoding methionine synthase; amino-acid sequence: MSALPLFPTTTVGSFPKPPYLLEARRRRLRGQADPDELRDLERRATREWIERQMALGIDILVDGEMYRGDMVAFFADEMEGFEIAGLVRSYGNRFYPKPVVTGPVGRRRPITVEWFRYAQSLTDRPVKGMLTGPYTIAEWSFNEYYPTRRALVMELARAIHEEAVDLERAGARFIQIDEPAIHTRPDEDFALAAEAMEIVTDGLGAYTITHICYGDVPRIYPAMLKLAVNQIDLALKNEEFALLETFRQHPFTRDIGLGVVDAHSHRVESVEEIAQGIRLALEVFEPRQICVSPDCGLKTRTTEETVAKLRAMVTAAGLVRAEVARGVGA
- a CDS encoding NifU family protein → MHERVQRVLDTIRPYIQADGGDIELVDVADGVVQIRLAGACVGCMYSMMTLQAGVERMIREEIPEIKAVEAVPF
- a CDS encoding methylcobamide--CoM methyltransferase; the protein is MITTVVGSYPKVPDLPAPGKWRTGAEKLQRGQITPEAFRAIEDEVTREVIAEQVEAGLDLITDGQIRWEDGQTYFARRMGGFSIDGLQRWFDTNVYYREPVCEGEVTWREPITVEDYRFAVSSSPRPVKPVVTGPYTIARLSQNRHYPTFAEFVLALARTLNRELHALAAERPSWIQVDEPAITQYKPDFPLFRDAMAVLVEGVDAPLALYTYFGDVAGIYPQILDLPFGLIGLDFVAGHRNWEVVQDARFPDDRVLGFGILDARNTRMETVDEVRAALDRVAKIVPLDRLHLSPSAGLEFLPRRVARAKIARIAEVKRVVEGVTA